A window of Corallococcus macrosporus DSM 14697 contains these coding sequences:
- a CDS encoding choice-of-anchor X domain-containing protein has protein sequence MTPTGTVSAPASRMRHAIWAVPLIPLVLGGMGWWWMDSEAGAEPPGEDAVMEASSPSAMSAPRKPGGAMDAPPAGPPPGVAAPAPAHGPEEAERDARRELWERRLARAKETLAAYMKATRYPPESRPASEHPDQMELAEPERTHPLNMDGSDIQLRLKQDRVFVVGDEVVHFFVGCEDARRVPRPCQVVSALAHEAEHMPGAGGVPAVPLVFTDDGASGDALAGDGTFTGRFQPSKQGFPIYSGTLRVDVQVRSGSAEGAASFDIMYTPSPPALFTGGVREVLSPEGSLQLYLGIQVQKAGRYVVAGRVDDESGMPFAHVSFNEELKRGEQEVKLTIAGNLVLDEVPTFPLKLRDVEGFLLKERGDPDRELMTSLRGYVHTTKDYPFESFSPAEWQGEERQRYLDEMNREIIEIQRYIEQDEPPPP, from the coding sequence ATGACTCCGACCGGCACCGTCTCCGCCCCTGCGTCCCGGATGCGCCACGCAATCTGGGCCGTTCCCCTCATCCCGCTGGTCCTGGGCGGCATGGGGTGGTGGTGGATGGACTCGGAGGCGGGGGCGGAGCCCCCCGGCGAGGACGCCGTGATGGAAGCGTCCTCGCCGTCCGCCATGTCCGCGCCCCGGAAGCCGGGCGGTGCCATGGATGCACCGCCGGCGGGGCCGCCGCCGGGGGTGGCCGCGCCAGCGCCGGCGCACGGTCCGGAGGAGGCGGAGCGCGACGCGCGGCGCGAGCTGTGGGAGCGGCGGCTGGCGCGCGCGAAGGAGACGTTGGCGGCGTACATGAAGGCGACGCGGTATCCGCCGGAGTCACGTCCCGCCAGCGAGCACCCGGACCAGATGGAGCTGGCGGAGCCGGAGCGCACGCACCCGCTGAACATGGACGGCTCCGACATCCAGCTCCGGCTGAAGCAGGACCGCGTCTTCGTTGTGGGCGATGAAGTGGTGCACTTCTTCGTCGGCTGCGAGGACGCGCGCCGCGTGCCCAGGCCCTGTCAGGTGGTGTCCGCCCTCGCGCACGAGGCCGAGCACATGCCCGGCGCGGGCGGCGTGCCGGCGGTGCCCCTCGTCTTCACGGATGACGGCGCCTCGGGTGATGCGCTCGCAGGGGACGGCACCTTCACCGGGCGCTTCCAACCGTCGAAGCAGGGCTTCCCCATCTACTCCGGCACGCTGCGCGTGGACGTGCAGGTGCGCTCGGGGAGCGCCGAGGGCGCCGCGTCCTTCGACATCATGTACACCCCGTCGCCGCCCGCGCTCTTCACCGGCGGGGTGCGCGAGGTGCTGTCGCCCGAGGGCTCACTTCAGCTCTACCTCGGGATTCAGGTCCAGAAGGCCGGACGGTACGTGGTGGCGGGCCGCGTGGATGACGAGAGCGGCATGCCCTTCGCGCACGTGTCCTTCAACGAGGAGCTGAAGCGCGGTGAGCAGGAGGTGAAGCTCACCATCGCCGGCAACCTGGTGCTGGACGAGGTGCCCACCTTCCCCCTGAAGCTGCGGGACGTGGAGGGCTTCCTGCTCAAGGAGCGGGGCGACCCGGACCGCGAGCTGATGACGAGCCTGCGCGGGTACGTGCACACCACGAAGGACTATCCCTTCGAGTCGTTCTCGCCCGCGGAGTGGCAGGGCGAGGAGCGGCAGCGCTACCTGGACGAGATGAACCGCGAGATCATCGAAATCCAGCGGTACATCGAGCAGGACGAGCCGCCCCCGCCGTGA
- a CDS encoding PP2C family protein-serine/threonine phosphatase: protein MRMDSAGQSHIGRRPHNEDAFCVAPELGLFVVADGLGGQEGGEVASRCVVDTFVGFGLRLGQDQDSTWPTVPDPRRSREENLLAACSALAQRNLQAQRVGRLREMASTVVALAVSEHGAAVAHVGDSRLYRLRAGKLESLTRDHSLIEELRDAGMEPPGGSGNLRHLITRALGTDNAEPTVQRLQAEPGDVFLLCSDGLYEPLGTEGLMKRLTLSSAQEACDALVADAYEAGGKDNITAVVLRVAEA, encoded by the coding sequence ATGAGAATGGACAGCGCGGGACAGAGCCACATCGGTCGGCGACCGCACAACGAGGATGCATTCTGCGTCGCGCCGGAGCTGGGGCTGTTCGTGGTGGCGGACGGGCTGGGCGGACAAGAGGGGGGAGAGGTCGCCAGCCGGTGCGTCGTGGACACCTTCGTGGGCTTTGGCCTGCGGCTGGGGCAGGACCAGGATTCGACGTGGCCCACGGTGCCGGACCCTCGCCGCAGCCGTGAGGAGAACCTGCTGGCGGCGTGCTCGGCGCTGGCGCAGCGCAACCTCCAGGCGCAGCGCGTGGGCCGCCTGCGGGAGATGGCGTCCACCGTGGTGGCCCTGGCGGTGAGCGAGCACGGCGCGGCCGTGGCGCACGTGGGCGACAGCCGCCTGTACCGGCTGCGCGCCGGGAAGCTGGAGTCGCTGACGCGGGACCACTCCCTCATCGAGGAGCTGCGCGACGCCGGCATGGAGCCGCCGGGCGGCTCGGGCAACCTGCGGCACCTCATCACCCGCGCGCTGGGCACGGACAACGCGGAGCCCACCGTGCAGCGGCTGCAGGCGGAGCCGGGGGACGTGTTCCTGCTGTGTTCGGACGGCCTCTATGAGCCGCTGGGCACGGAGGGCCTGATGAAGCGCCTGACGTTGTCCTCCGCGCAGGAGGCCTGCGACGCGCTGGTCGCGGACGCCTACGAGGCGGGCGGCAAGGACAACATCACCGCGGTGGTGCTGCGCGTCGCGG